From the Oncorhynchus nerka isolate Pitt River linkage group LG20, Oner_Uvic_2.0, whole genome shotgun sequence genome, one window contains:
- the LOC115102559 gene encoding extended synaptotagmin-1-like isoform X1, with translation MEKDFATPSRDAGPSMATGSGAADSALPEETQAPKPPGQHAVSVLWSFGKCLATLLPVYLAGYFGFSITLVLFGLMVYMGWTHSRNEKVMRLRSAMYVLENERAYATARAFRSKRELPPWVNFPDVEKVEWMNKILQQAWPFVGQYLEKLLVETIAPVIRASNTHLQTLSFTKVNLGDKALKVVGVKAHTEHNKRQVLLDLYISYAGDVEINVEIKKYFCKAGVKGVQLHGMLRVILEPLIGDVPLVGAVTMFFIRRPKLDINWTGLTNLLDIPGLNAMSDTKIMDAIASYLVLPNRLTIPLVADLHVAQLRSPLPRGVVRIHLLEAEELTAKDTVIKGIIDGKSDPYAVLRVGTQTFTSHTVDSNLNPQWREMYEVIVHEVPGQELEVEVFDKDQNQDDFLGRVKMDLDIVHKARVLDEWFSLKDVPSGSVHLRLEWLSLLSSADRLNEVIQRNQNMTCKTADPPSAAILAVYLDRAQDLPMKKGNKDPSPMVQLSVEDTTKESKTCYLTTDPVWEVAFTFYIQDPRKQEISIQVKDDDRALSLGSLSIPLSRLLASPDLSMDQWFQLDNSGQASRIYINAVLRVLYLNEDASPTSPVSPHPLSPGSGHGDGGISSELAPGGVSGAPKPVPTRPQQTTPDSDFASEGVLHIHLVEASNLIAKDNFMGGMVKGKSDPYVKIRVGGVTFRSHTIKENLNPYWNELYEIILTQLPGQEIQFELFDKDLDQDDFLGRFKLNLRDIISSQFTDEWYTLNDVKSGRVHLIMEWLPRLSESTRLDQILQFQAEQQYQNKAVPSAAVLFVYVERAHSLPLKKNGKEPKVGAEILLKAMSYKTKVCERSTSPRWDEAFHFLVRDPKEELLIVKLSHSWGQALGTVVLPLREVLSEQGLVLDRWLSLDGALPESQILLRATLKILDTQLAVCRSDGTREGSEDRDHVIHRRDTEPNLRHRSPLSQLMRGEDGGEDARSRAKPIEILPLSTCVSSLRGDQSPGQVKLQIGYSIEENRLFITVLSCRGLPACGSAKDGSDPYVSFILLPDKNRITKRKTNTKKRDLNPEFNERFDFDFSLEESMQRRLDLTVKNNVSFMSRERELIGKLQLDLDQMDLKSGNAQWYDLVEETN, from the exons ATGGAGAAGGATTTTGCGACGCCATCTAGGGATGCAGGGCCGAGCATGGCCACAGGCTCGGGGGCTGCAGATTCTGCCTTGCCGGAAGAGACGCAGGCACCCAAACCGCCCGGCCAACATGCGGTGTCCGTGTTGTGGTCCTTTGGAAAATGCCTGGCTACACTTTTGCCAGTTTACCTGGCAGGATACTTCGGGTTTAGTATCACCTTAGTTCTGTTCGGTCTGATGGTCTACATGGGATGGACACACAGTCGCAACGAGAAAGTGATGCGGCTGCGGTCTGCCATGTACGTATTGGAGAACGAGAGAGCATACGCCACTGCAAGGGCTTTTAGGAGTAAACGGGAATTACCCCCATGG gTCAACTTTCCGGACGTGGAGAAAGTTGAGTGGATGAACAAG attCTGCAGCAGGCGTGGCCGTTCGTGGGCCAGTATCTGGAGAAGTTACTGGTCGAAACCATTGCTCCAGTCATACGTGCATCCAAcacccacctacagaccctcaGCTTCACCAAAGTCAACCTAGGGGACAAG gcCCTGAAGGTTGTGGGAGTGAAGGCTCACACGGAGCACAACAAGCGGCAGGTCTTACTGGATCTGTACATTAG ctatgcgggtgatgtggagatcaatgtggagatCAAAAAGTACTTTTGCAAAGCAGGAGTGAAAGGGGTACAG CTACATGGAATGTTGAGGGTTATTCTGGAGCCCCTGATTGGAGACGTTCCTTTGGTGGGAGCCGTCACCATGTTCTTCATACGCAGGCCT AAGCTGGACATCAACTGGACTGGGCTGACCAACTTGCTGGATATCCCTGGACTCAA TGCCATGTCGGACACTAAGATAATGGATGCTATAGCCTCGTACCTGGTCCTCCCCAACCGCCTCACTATCCCCCTGGTGGCCGACCTGCACGTTGCGCAGCTCCGCTCCCCTCTCCCACGG GGAGTGGTGCGAATCCACCTGCTGGAGGCTGAGGAGCTGACAGCCAAGGACACGGTCATTAAGGGGATTATAGACGGGAAGTCTGACCCATACGCTGTGCTGCGTGTGGGAACCCAGACCTTCACATCACACACCGTGGACAGCAACCTCAACCCACAGTGGAGAGAGATGTAtgag gtgattGTCCATGAAGTGCCTGGTCAGGAGTTGGAGGTGGAAGTGTTTGATAAAGACCAGAACCAGGATGACTTCCTGGGCAG ggtCAAGATGGATCTAGATATCGTACACAAGGCCAGAGTTTTAGATGAG tGGTTTAGTCTGAAGGATGTACCATCTGGCAGTGTTCACCTCCGTCTGGAGTggctctctctgctgtcctctgctgACCGACTCAACGAG GTTATCCAGAGGAACCAGAATATGACCTGtaagacagcagaccctccttcgGCAGCCATCCTGGCTGTCTACCTGGACCGGGCTCAAGACCTGCCT ATGAAAAAGGGTAACAAGGACCCCAGCCCCATGGTGCAGCTGTCCGTAGAAGACACAACCAAGGAGAGTAAG ACTTGTTATCTTACCACTGACCCAGTGTGGGAAGTTGCCTTCACATTCTACATCCAGGACCCTCGCAAACAGGAAATTTCTATTCAG gtgaAAGATGATGACCGGGCTCTGTCTCTTGGcagtctgtccatccctctgtcccgtCTGCTGGCTAGTCCTGACCTCAGCATGGACCAGTGGTTTCAGCTGGACAACTCTGGCCAGGCCAGCCGCATCTATATCAACGCTGTTCTGAGG GTGCTGTATTTAAATGAGGATGCCTCTCCTACCAGCCCCGTATCTCCTCACCCCCTAAGCCCAGGGTCAGGCCACGGAGATGGGGGTATCTCATCAGAGTTGGCCCCTGGGGGAGTGAGTGGAGCCCCCAAACCTGTACCCACCCGACCCCAGCAGACCACCCCTGACTCGGACTTTGCTAGTGAG ggAGTGCTGCATATCCACCTGGTGGAGGCCAGTAACCTGATAGCCAAGGATAACTTCATGGGGGGCATGGTGAAGGGGAAGAGTGACCCCTACGTCAAGATCAGGGTCGGGGGAGTCACCTTCCGCAGCCACACCATCAAAGAGAACCTCAACCCCTACTGGAACGAACTCTACGAG ATCATACTAACCCAGCTGCCTGGTCAGGAGATCCAGTTTGAGCTGTTTGATAAAGATCTGGACCAGGATGACTTCTTGGGCAG GTTCAAGTTGAACCTGCGAGACATCATCAGCTCACAGTTCACTGATGAG TGGTACACTCTGAATGATGTGAAGTCAGGTCGGGTTCACCTGATCATGGAGTGGCTCCCCAGGCTCTCAGAGTCCACCAGACTAGACCAG ATCCTTCAGTTCCAGGCCGAGCAGCAGTACCAGAACAAGGCAGTGCCGTCGGCTGCTGTGCTGTTTGTGTATGTGGAGAGGGCACACAGCCTGCCG TTGAAGAAGAACGGAAAAGAGCCAAAAGTGGGGGCGGAGATTCTGCTGAAGGCCATGTCATACAAGACCAAG GTGTGCGAGCGCTCTACGTCTCCTCGGTGGGATGAAGCTTTCCACTTCCTGGTTCGTGACCCTAAAGAGGAACTCCTTATAGTGAAG TTGTCCCACAGCTGGGGCCAGGCCCTGGGCACGGTGGTACTACCACTGAGAGAGGTTCTGTCAGAGCAGGGCCTGGTGCTGGACCGATGGCTGAGTCTGGACGGGGCCCTCCCTGAGAGCCAGATACTACTGAGGGCCACACTCAAG ATCTTGGACACCCAGCTGGCAGTGTGTCGCAGTGATGGTACTAGGGAGGGCAGTGAGGACAGAGACCATGTCATCCACAGACGGGACACTGAACCAAACCTACGACACAGATCACCGCTCTCTCAACT gatgcgaggagaggacggaggagaggacGCGAGGAGTCGAGCAAaaccaattgagattctccccctGTCTACCTGTGTCTCCTCGCTCAGAGGTGATCAGAGCCCCGGCCAGGTGAAGCTGCAAATTGGCTACTCAATAGAGGAGAACCGGCTGTTCATCACCGTCCTTTCCTGCAG GGGCCTGCCAGCTTGTGGGTCTGCTAAGGACGGGTCCGACCCCTATGTCTCCTTCATCCTTCTGCCAGACAAGAACAGGATCACCAAGAGAAAGACCAACACCAAGAAAAGAGACCTCAATCCTGAGTTCAATGAGAG GTTTGACTTCGACTTCTCTCTGGAGGAGTCCATGCAGAGAAGACTGGACCTGACTGTCAAAAACAACGTCTCCTTCATGAGCCGGGAGAGAGAGCTCATTGGAAAG TTACAGTTGGATTTGGATCAGATGGACCTGAAGAGTGGCAATGCACAATG GTACGATTTGGTCGAGGAGACCAATTAG
- the LOC115102559 gene encoding extended synaptotagmin-1-like isoform X2: MEKDFATPSRDAGPSMATGSGAADSALPEETQAPKPPGQHAVSVLWSFGKCLATLLPVYLAGYFGFSITLVLFGLMVYMGWTHSRNEKVMRLRSAMYVLENERAYATARAFRSKRELPPWVNFPDVEKVEWMNKILQQAWPFVGQYLEKLLVETIAPVIRASNTHLQTLSFTKVNLGDKALKVVGVKAHTEHNKRQVLLDLYISYAGDVEINVEIKKYFCKAGVKGVQLHGMLRVILEPLIGDVPLVGAVTMFFIRRPKLDINWTGLTNLLDIPGLNAMSDTKIMDAIASYLVLPNRLTIPLVADLHVAQLRSPLPRGVVRIHLLEAEELTAKDTVIKGIIDGKSDPYAVLRVGTQTFTSHTVDSNLNPQWREMYEVIVHEVPGQELEVEVFDKDQNQDDFLGRVKMDLDIVHKARVLDEWFSLKDVPSGSVHLRLEWLSLLSSADRLNEVIQRNQNMTCKTADPPSAAILAVYLDRAQDLPMKKGNKDPSPMVQLSVEDTTKESKTCYLTTDPVWEVAFTFYIQDPRKQEISIQVKDDDRALSLGSLSIPLSRLLASPDLSMDQWFQLDNSGQASRIYINAVLRVLYLNEDASPTSPVSPHPLSPGSGHGDGGISSELAPGGVSGAPKPVPTRPQQTTPDSDFASEGVLHIHLVEASNLIAKDNFMGGMVKGKSDPYVKIRVGGVTFRSHTIKENLNPYWNELYEIILTQLPGQEIQFELFDKDLDQDDFLGRFKLNLRDIISSQFTDEWYTLNDVKSGRVHLIMEWLPRLSESTRLDQILQFQAEQQYQNKAVPSAAVLFVYVERAHSLPLKKNGKEPKVGAEILLKAMSYKTKVCERSTSPRWDEAFHFLVRDPKEELLIVKLSHSWGQALGTVVLPLREVLSEQGLVLDRWLSLDGALPESQILLRATLKILDTQLAVCRSDGTREGSEDRDHVIHRRDTEPNLRHRSPLSQLGDQSPGQVKLQIGYSIEENRLFITVLSCRGLPACGSAKDGSDPYVSFILLPDKNRITKRKTNTKKRDLNPEFNERFDFDFSLEESMQRRLDLTVKNNVSFMSRERELIGKLQLDLDQMDLKSGNAQWYDLVEETN, from the exons ATGGAGAAGGATTTTGCGACGCCATCTAGGGATGCAGGGCCGAGCATGGCCACAGGCTCGGGGGCTGCAGATTCTGCCTTGCCGGAAGAGACGCAGGCACCCAAACCGCCCGGCCAACATGCGGTGTCCGTGTTGTGGTCCTTTGGAAAATGCCTGGCTACACTTTTGCCAGTTTACCTGGCAGGATACTTCGGGTTTAGTATCACCTTAGTTCTGTTCGGTCTGATGGTCTACATGGGATGGACACACAGTCGCAACGAGAAAGTGATGCGGCTGCGGTCTGCCATGTACGTATTGGAGAACGAGAGAGCATACGCCACTGCAAGGGCTTTTAGGAGTAAACGGGAATTACCCCCATGG gTCAACTTTCCGGACGTGGAGAAAGTTGAGTGGATGAACAAG attCTGCAGCAGGCGTGGCCGTTCGTGGGCCAGTATCTGGAGAAGTTACTGGTCGAAACCATTGCTCCAGTCATACGTGCATCCAAcacccacctacagaccctcaGCTTCACCAAAGTCAACCTAGGGGACAAG gcCCTGAAGGTTGTGGGAGTGAAGGCTCACACGGAGCACAACAAGCGGCAGGTCTTACTGGATCTGTACATTAG ctatgcgggtgatgtggagatcaatgtggagatCAAAAAGTACTTTTGCAAAGCAGGAGTGAAAGGGGTACAG CTACATGGAATGTTGAGGGTTATTCTGGAGCCCCTGATTGGAGACGTTCCTTTGGTGGGAGCCGTCACCATGTTCTTCATACGCAGGCCT AAGCTGGACATCAACTGGACTGGGCTGACCAACTTGCTGGATATCCCTGGACTCAA TGCCATGTCGGACACTAAGATAATGGATGCTATAGCCTCGTACCTGGTCCTCCCCAACCGCCTCACTATCCCCCTGGTGGCCGACCTGCACGTTGCGCAGCTCCGCTCCCCTCTCCCACGG GGAGTGGTGCGAATCCACCTGCTGGAGGCTGAGGAGCTGACAGCCAAGGACACGGTCATTAAGGGGATTATAGACGGGAAGTCTGACCCATACGCTGTGCTGCGTGTGGGAACCCAGACCTTCACATCACACACCGTGGACAGCAACCTCAACCCACAGTGGAGAGAGATGTAtgag gtgattGTCCATGAAGTGCCTGGTCAGGAGTTGGAGGTGGAAGTGTTTGATAAAGACCAGAACCAGGATGACTTCCTGGGCAG ggtCAAGATGGATCTAGATATCGTACACAAGGCCAGAGTTTTAGATGAG tGGTTTAGTCTGAAGGATGTACCATCTGGCAGTGTTCACCTCCGTCTGGAGTggctctctctgctgtcctctgctgACCGACTCAACGAG GTTATCCAGAGGAACCAGAATATGACCTGtaagacagcagaccctccttcgGCAGCCATCCTGGCTGTCTACCTGGACCGGGCTCAAGACCTGCCT ATGAAAAAGGGTAACAAGGACCCCAGCCCCATGGTGCAGCTGTCCGTAGAAGACACAACCAAGGAGAGTAAG ACTTGTTATCTTACCACTGACCCAGTGTGGGAAGTTGCCTTCACATTCTACATCCAGGACCCTCGCAAACAGGAAATTTCTATTCAG gtgaAAGATGATGACCGGGCTCTGTCTCTTGGcagtctgtccatccctctgtcccgtCTGCTGGCTAGTCCTGACCTCAGCATGGACCAGTGGTTTCAGCTGGACAACTCTGGCCAGGCCAGCCGCATCTATATCAACGCTGTTCTGAGG GTGCTGTATTTAAATGAGGATGCCTCTCCTACCAGCCCCGTATCTCCTCACCCCCTAAGCCCAGGGTCAGGCCACGGAGATGGGGGTATCTCATCAGAGTTGGCCCCTGGGGGAGTGAGTGGAGCCCCCAAACCTGTACCCACCCGACCCCAGCAGACCACCCCTGACTCGGACTTTGCTAGTGAG ggAGTGCTGCATATCCACCTGGTGGAGGCCAGTAACCTGATAGCCAAGGATAACTTCATGGGGGGCATGGTGAAGGGGAAGAGTGACCCCTACGTCAAGATCAGGGTCGGGGGAGTCACCTTCCGCAGCCACACCATCAAAGAGAACCTCAACCCCTACTGGAACGAACTCTACGAG ATCATACTAACCCAGCTGCCTGGTCAGGAGATCCAGTTTGAGCTGTTTGATAAAGATCTGGACCAGGATGACTTCTTGGGCAG GTTCAAGTTGAACCTGCGAGACATCATCAGCTCACAGTTCACTGATGAG TGGTACACTCTGAATGATGTGAAGTCAGGTCGGGTTCACCTGATCATGGAGTGGCTCCCCAGGCTCTCAGAGTCCACCAGACTAGACCAG ATCCTTCAGTTCCAGGCCGAGCAGCAGTACCAGAACAAGGCAGTGCCGTCGGCTGCTGTGCTGTTTGTGTATGTGGAGAGGGCACACAGCCTGCCG TTGAAGAAGAACGGAAAAGAGCCAAAAGTGGGGGCGGAGATTCTGCTGAAGGCCATGTCATACAAGACCAAG GTGTGCGAGCGCTCTACGTCTCCTCGGTGGGATGAAGCTTTCCACTTCCTGGTTCGTGACCCTAAAGAGGAACTCCTTATAGTGAAG TTGTCCCACAGCTGGGGCCAGGCCCTGGGCACGGTGGTACTACCACTGAGAGAGGTTCTGTCAGAGCAGGGCCTGGTGCTGGACCGATGGCTGAGTCTGGACGGGGCCCTCCCTGAGAGCCAGATACTACTGAGGGCCACACTCAAG ATCTTGGACACCCAGCTGGCAGTGTGTCGCAGTGATGGTACTAGGGAGGGCAGTGAGGACAGAGACCATGTCATCCACAGACGGGACACTGAACCAAACCTACGACACAGATCACCGCTCTCTCAACT AGGTGATCAGAGCCCCGGCCAGGTGAAGCTGCAAATTGGCTACTCAATAGAGGAGAACCGGCTGTTCATCACCGTCCTTTCCTGCAG GGGCCTGCCAGCTTGTGGGTCTGCTAAGGACGGGTCCGACCCCTATGTCTCCTTCATCCTTCTGCCAGACAAGAACAGGATCACCAAGAGAAAGACCAACACCAAGAAAAGAGACCTCAATCCTGAGTTCAATGAGAG GTTTGACTTCGACTTCTCTCTGGAGGAGTCCATGCAGAGAAGACTGGACCTGACTGTCAAAAACAACGTCTCCTTCATGAGCCGGGAGAGAGAGCTCATTGGAAAG TTACAGTTGGATTTGGATCAGATGGACCTGAAGAGTGGCAATGCACAATG GTACGATTTGGTCGAGGAGACCAATTAG